One window of the Zea mays cultivar B73 chromosome 3, Zm-B73-REFERENCE-NAM-5.0, whole genome shotgun sequence genome contains the following:
- the LOC109944846 gene encoding filament-like plant protein 3 produces MVMDRAGWLWRRRSSDKSPGGSDSSLSVSSHSERCSDDQGQSQSPEASSRSKYDYSQEIEVARSLNGKQAAGVNLNNINKEHGQSIEQYVSSNVRDEEIKETLESLNNRLFDALLTIRAKEDLVKEHAKVTEEAVAGWEQAEAEATTLKGLLEASCQKNASLQDQVCHLDEALKECVRQLRLAREEQEDKIREIVSKTLVPQSENPELQKHIGELRKRLEVTRLEASSSMLLQHDLQERLQAIERENLGLKAKGQAIERENLDLKAKLLVQSNDLKIVMLERDLSNQAAETASKQHLEGVKKIARVEAECRRLQHLMRKATLINNSRSAQNSCCMESLTDSQSDHGEHMVAVDNDLQNSDSWALALIAELDQFKNGKDGSRNIVNNPVEIDIMDDFLEMERLAALPESDGTSSNFEMETDSDKAIARSSSLKIKSEELQNKVANLQEKFEAIASEKRELEMALMEVRNQLDISCDALVAATNRLVEMQMQLESANDSKLSALEDVERLDSERKALELQLESKSVEVEELLMAVTSLEENTEQKELESQLELMSAQATELRLTVASLEERVQAERNISMQQKENAEAMLSTKEELEAQLCSATTEMGKLRDMVKALENEVKTEKALHEELTAHIQIKVEAAVDAVKEPLEAQLCSTNTEAEKLRDVVKALEDQVEKEKALCEELAAKVELKTKAARTAEAVQESLEAQLSSANAEIQKLEEITKQLQSELEKEKTLHEEFSAQLEMKIEAERARSMESAKESLEEQFQLVNSETAKLRDTVHALEHDVEKEKVFSAELQMQLEALEAVKKVLESEAESAHQDAKILSQKVESLEAKLTEHMLVTDEFTANVESLQSDRIAMEHKLKTADRELIKLTNKVSLLHREIEQERLMSEEYEQKCQKLEDQLSRDSRDAKLWRLANSNGDLKVKKEKELANAAGKLAECQKTIASLERQIKSLTDLDGVVLEPERLESSRDMPLPLDFRNSDAEFAMFTDDLYDFDLPNDSKSFFSPLPSIQTSSPPSEMSVFAGGLSTLSSYRSKRASRR; encoded by the exons ATGGTTATGGATCGTGCGGGCTGGCTCTGGAGGCGCAGGTCGTCGGATAAGAGCCCAGGGGGCAGTGACAGCTCTCTGTCCGTGTCGTCACATTCCGAGCGGTGCTCTGATGATCAG GGTCAATCTCAATCCCCTGAAGCCTCTTCAAGAAGTAAGTATGATTACAGCCAAGAAATTGAAGTGGCAAGATCCTTGAATGGCAAGCAAGCAGCAGGGGTCAATTTGAATAATATTAATAAAGAGCATGGTCAATCAATAGAACAGTATGTATCCTCCAATGTTAGAGATGAAGAGATCAAGGAGACCTTGGAGAGTTTGAACAACAGACTTTTTGATGCGCTATTGACCATCAGAGCAAAGGAGGACTTGGTGAAGGAGCATGCTAAAGTCACGGAAGAGGCTGTTGCAG GCTGggaacaagctgaagctgaagctactaCACTGAAGGGGCTACTTGAAGCTTCTTGTCAGAAGAATGCTTCTCTCCAGGATCAAGTCTGCCACCTAGATGAGGCCCTCAAGGAATGCGTCAGGCAACTGCGGCTGGCAAGGGAAGAACAAGAGGACAAAATCCGTGAAATAGTTTCCAAAACTCTGGTGCCACAGTCTGAAAACCCTGAGCTCCAAAAGCATATCGGAGAGCTAAGAAAGCGACTGGAAGTGACCAGATTAGAAGCGTCATCTTCCATGTTATTACAACATGATCTACAAGAAAGGCTTCAGGCAATTGAGAGAGAGAACTTGGGCCTTAAGGCCAAGGGTCAGGCAATTGAGAGAGAGAATTTAGATCTCAAGGCCAAACTTCTTGTGCAGTCCAATGATCTGAAGATAGTAATGTTGGAAAGAGATCTGAGCAACCAAGCAGCGGAGACAGCAAGTAAACAACACTTGGAAGGTGTTAAAAAGATTGCCAGGGTTGAGGCAGAATGCCGCAGGCTACAGCATCTGATGCGGAAAGCAACACTGATCAATAATTCTAGGTCAGCACAAAACAGTTGCTGCATGGAATCACTGACTGACAGCCAGTCCGATCATGGGGAGCACATGGTGGCTGTTGATAATGATCTGCAAAATTCTGACTCATGGGCATTGGCTTTGATTGCTGAGCTTGATCAGTTCAAGAATGGCAAAGATGGTTCAAGAAATATTGTGAACAATCCTGTTGAGATTGACATAATGGATGATTTCCTTGAGATGGAAAGGTTAGCTGCATTGCCTGAATCAGACGGCACAAGCTCTAACTTTGAAATGGAAACAGATTCTGACAAGGCCATCGCAAGAAGCAGCTCCTTGAAAATCAAAAGTGAAGAATTGCAAAACAAGGTCGCCAATTTGCAGGAAAAGTTTGAAGCAATTGCAAGCGAGAAAAGGGAGCTTGAGATGGCACTTATGGAGGTTAGGAATCAGCTTGACATTTCCTGCGATGCGCTAGTGGCGGCAACGAACAGGCTGGTCGAAATGCAGATGCAGTTGGAATCAGCAAATGACTCCAAACTTTCCGCTTTGGAAGATGTGGAGCGTTTGGACTCTGAGAGGAAGGCTTTGGAGTTGCAGTTGGAGTCCAAATCTGTAGAAGTTGAGGAGTTACTTATGGCTGTAACTTCATTGGAGGAAAACACCGAGCAGAAAGAGTTGGAGTCACAGTTAGAACTGATGTCAGCACAAGCTACAGAGCTTCGCCTGACTGTGGCATCACTGGAAGAGAGAGTTCAGGCTGAAAGAAATATTTCTATGCAGCAGAAAGAAAATGCAGAAGCTATGTTGAGTACTAAAGAAGAACTGGAAGCACAGCTGTGTTCAGCAACCACTGAAATGGGGAAACTGCGTGACATGGTCAAAGCACTAGAGAATGAGGTCAAAACGGAGAAGGCACTGCATGAAGAACTAACAGCACATATACAGATAAAGGTTGAAGCAGCTGTTGATGCAGTTAAAGAACCATTGGAAGCACAACTGTGTTCAACAAATACTGAAGCAGAGAAGCTAAGAGATGTTGTCAAAGCACTTGAGGATCAAGTAGAAAAAGAGAAGGCATTGTGCGAAGAGCTTGCAGCAAAGGTAGAGTTGAAAACTAAAGCAGCAAGAACTGCTGAGGCTGTTCAAGAATCCTTGGAGGCACAACTGTCTTCAGCAAATGCTGAAATACAGAAACTGGAAGAGATCACGAAACAACTACAGAGTGAGTTAGAAAAGGAGAAGACACTTCATGAGGAGTTCTCAGCACAGTTAGAGATGAAGATTGAAGCGGAGAGAGCTCGTTCTATGGAGTCTGCTAAAGAATCATTAGAGGAACAATTCCAGTTAGTGAACTCAGAAACAGCAAAACTACGTGACACGGTGCATGCGCTTGAGCACGATGTGGAAAAGGAGAAGGTATTTTCTGCAGAGCTCCAGATGCAGCTAGAAGCTCTAGAGGCTGTAAAGAAGGTGTTGGAGTCAGAAGCGGAGTCAGCGCATCAGGATGCCAAAATTCTCAGCCAGAAGGTGGAGTCATTGGAAGCAAAACTCACGGAGCATATGTTGGTAACCGACGAATTCACTGCCAATGTAGAGTCTTTGCAGTCAGATAGGATTGCAATGGAGCATAAACTTAAAACAGCAGATAGGGAACTCATAAAATTGACAAACAAGGTGAGCTTGCTCCATAGGGAGATCGagcaggagagattgatgtcagaAGAGTACGAACAGAAATGCCAAAAGCTGGAGGATCAACTGTCGAGAGATAGCCGTGACGCAAAGCTCTGGCGACTCGCAAACTCGAATGGAGATCTGAAGGTTAAGAAG GAGAAAGAGCTCGCTAACGCAGCTGGGAAGCTCGCAGAGTGCCAGAAGACAATTGCTTCTCTGGAGCGCCAAATCAAATCACTGACAGACCTCGACGGCGTCGTGCTGGAGCCTGAAAGGCTTGAATCCAGCAGGGACATGCCATTGCCACTGGACTTCAGAAACAGTGATGCTGAATTTGCTATGTTTACGGATGATTTATACGACTTTGACCTTCCAAACGACAGCAAAAGCTTCTTCTCTCCACTCCCGTCGATCCAGACCTCGTCTCCGCCCTCGGAGATGTCAGTATTCGCAGGGGGGCTCTCGACTCTTAGCAGTTACAGGAGCAAAAGAGCAAGTAGAAGgtga